The following is a genomic window from Syntrophorhabdaceae bacterium.
TGCAGAAAAGACATACACGGAAAAAGAGAAAGAGATACTGGCGATCTGACGGCAACCACGAATGGATAGCATACAACTCGATAAACTTCCCACCCATGTCGCAATCATAATGGATGGTAATGGACGGTGGGCCAAGCGAAAGAAGCTACCGCGGGTGGAGGGCCACAGGGTGGGGGCGGAATCGGTGCGAGAGATCGTCACTACAACCTGCGAACTGAAAATTCCCTACCTTACGCTCTATGCCTTTTCAAAAGAAAATTGGGCGCGACCCCAAACAGAGGTGAGAACATTGCTCAAATTCTTGAGCACATATCTCAAGAATGAGCTCCCCCTCATGATGGACAAAGGCATACGGTTCAACGTCATCGGCGAGATAGAAGACTTTCCCAAAAAACTCCAGGAAGAGATCCGCTCCGTTGTAAACAAAACGACCAGGAACAAGAACCTTTGCCTGAACCTCGCTATGAGTTACAGCGGCCGAAGAGAAATCGTGCATGCAGTGAAGGGCATGGTAAGAGACGCAACAAAAGGCGTGCTCAAGAAAATAGACGAAAGAGCATTCAAGAAATACCTGTACACCGGCGCTATTCCCGATCCCGATCTTTTGATCAGAACTAGTGGTGAAATGCG
Proteins encoded in this region:
- a CDS encoding isoprenyl transferase; its protein translation is MDSIQLDKLPTHVAIIMDGNGRWAKRKKLPRVEGHRVGAESVREIVTTTCELKIPYLTLYAFSKENWARPQTEVRTLLKFLSTYLKNELPLMMDKGIRFNVIGEIEDFPKKLQEEIRSVVNKTTRNKNLCLNLAMSYSGRREIVHAVKGMVRDATKGVLKKIDERAFKKYLYTGAIPDPDLLIRTSGEMRISNFLLWQIAYTEIYVTEIFWPDFRKKAYLEALREFTRRERRFGKVKES